The DNA window ACGATCAGCGCGCCGACCGTCTGCCCGATGCCGAGGATCAGGGTGTGCCCGAGAGCCTCCCGGAAGCGGGCGTCGGTGAGCACGTCGGTGTAGTTGTCCAGGCCCACCCACTCGTTGCCGAGGAACGGCTGCACCTTGAAGAGGCTCAGCCGGACGCCCTCGATCATCGGGATGAACTTGAACCAGACCGCGAGCAGGATCGCCGGTATCAGGAACAGCCAGGAGATCAGCGCGCCGGACGGGCGGCGGCGCGTCGCTCCGGCGGGGTCCCCGCCGGAGCGGGACCGGCTGGTCCCGCTCCGGACGGGCAGGAGTGACGTCGTCACGCCAGGACGCCCTGCTCCTGCAGGGCGGCCGAGACCGCCTGTGCGGTGGCGTCGAGTCCGGCCTTCACGTCGCCGGAGCAGTCGGCGAGGACCTTGTTGAGTCCCTCGGCGGCGGCGTTGCGCACCGGCACCCACTGCAGAGCGGACGGGAACTCGTGGCCGTTCTCGGTGTACGCCTTCTGGATCACCGACCAGCGCTGGTCACCGGTGACCTGGGCGGCGTCCAGGGTCTTGTTGACCGGCAGCCGGACCACGGCCTGCGTCTTGCTGACCATGCCGAGCTTCTGCGCCTCGGGCGTGATCAGGAAGTCGGCGAGCTTCTTCTGCGCGTCGGTCAGCTTGCCGCCGGCGCCGAGGTAGATGTTCTCGCCGTTGGCCAGCACGTCACCACCGGCCGGTCCGGCGGGGGCCGGCACGACCTCGTACTTCTCCTTGGTGAGCTTCTGGTCGTAGGGGACGAAGTTGTAGGGGCCGGTGAAGTAGATGCCGGCCGTGCCGTCGGTGAAGTGCGTGGTCTGCGCGGTGGTCTGGGTCAGCGCGCCCGGCTGCACCACGCCCGGCGTGCAGAACTGGTCGCGGATCCAGGTGACCGCCTGCACCGACTTGTCGCTGTTGATGGCGACGCCGTACTTGCCGCCGCCGGCGTCGGTGACGATGTCGCCGCCGCCCTGCCACAGGTAGCTCGCGCCCCAGAAGACCGTGTAGCCGTTCTGGGCGCTGCCCGGCACGAGCATCCCGTAGGTGTCCTTCTTGCCGTTGCCGTCCGGGTCCTTCTCGGCGAACGCCTTGGCCAGAGCGGTCAGGTCGGCCCAGGTCTTGGGAACCGGCAGGCCGACCTTCTCCCGCCAGTCCTTGCGGATGAACGTGGCGAAGGCCTGCCGGGAGAACGGGATGCCGTAGGTCTTGCCGTCCAGGCCCTTGACCGAGCTCCACGCGGTGTCCGCGATGTCGGTGGCGCCGGCGACGCTCGCCTGCTCGATCGGCTGCAGCCAGCCCTGCGCCTGGTAGGTGCCGAGGTTGGCGGCGTCGGCGACGAAGACGTCGGGCAGATCCTTGGAGCTGGCACGGGCCTGGAGCTGCTGGTCGAACTCCACGACCGGCTGGTAGTTCACGGTGATGCCGGTCTTGGCGGTGAAGGCGGCGAAGATGTCCTTATAGGTGGCGGCGGGCTCGGGTGCGCTGCGGGTCCAGACCTCCAGGGTGTCGCCGGCGTCGCCGGCGGTGTCGTCACCGGCGCAGGCGGCGCTGCCGAGCAGCAGCACAGCCGACACCGAGGCGAGCAGGCCCCGGATAGCGGTTCGTGGCGCCATGCCATCTCCATTCACATATGTGTAAGGCGTTCACATAGGCGGATCCTTGCGGTACGGTATGGATCTCTCAACGAAGATGTCAAGACTGTTACGACAGCGACCTGATCGAGATCGCCGTTCCACTGGTGGAGGTAACTCCTTGCCCGAAACCTTGCTGGTCACCGGCGCCGCCGGCCGTGTCGGCACGCTGATCCGCCCGCTCCTGCGCCGCCCCGGCCGCCGGTTGCGCCTGCTCGACCCCTTCCCACCACCCGCCCTGGACGGCGCGGAGGAGCACCTCGCCGCGTCCGTCACCGACCCGCGGGCGATGGCCGACGCCTGCGCCGGCGTGGACCTGGTCGTGCACCTCGGCGGCCACAGCAAGGAGCGGCCCTGGCCGGAGATCCTGGAGGCCAACGTGCACGGCACGCAGGTCGTCCTCGACGCCGCGCACGCCGCCGGGGTCCGCCGCGTCCTGCTCGCCAGCTCGGCGCACGCGGTCGGGATGACCCCGGCCGCTGAGGCCGGCAGCGCCGACGAGCTGCCGCCCCGGCCAGACACCTTCTACGGCGCCGGCAAGGTCGCCGCCGAGGCCCTGGGCAGCGTCTACGCCGACCGGTACGCGATGACCGTCGTCTCCGCCCGGATCGGCACCGTCGAAGCCGAGCCCCGCGGCGTCCGCAGCCTCTCCACCTGGCTCTCCCCCGCCGACATGGTCCGGCTGATCGAGGCCACCCGGCACTTGGACCGGCCCGGCCACCACGTCGTCAACGCGATCTCCCGCAACACCCGGCGCTGGATGAGCCTCACCGCCGGCGAAAAGATCGGGTACCACCCGGCCGACGACGCCGAAGCCTGGGCGGACCGCTACCCCGGCACCCTGTCCGATGAGAAGGAACTGCTCGGCGGCGCCTGGGCCGTCAGCACCGAACCCCTGGGAACGACGCTATGACCAATCCCCTGGACGGCACCGACCGCGCCCGGTTGCTGCATGCCGTCGCCGACACCCTCGACGCGGCCGCCGACGAGCTCGTCCCGCTCGCCGCCGAGGAGACCCACCTGCCGATCCCCCGCCTGACCGGCGAACTCGCGCGCACCACGTTCCAGTTGCGCCTCTACGCCGACGAGATCACCGCGGGGCGCGTGGACGACGTCCGGGAGGACCCGGCCGACCCCGGCTGGCCGACCGGCCCGCGGCCGTCGCTGACGCGGATACGCGTACCCATCGGACCGGTTTTGATCTTTGCGGCGTCGAACTTCCCGTTCGCGTTCTCGGTGGCCGGCACCGACACCGCCGCTGCCCTCGCCGCCGGCTGCCCGGTCGTCGTGAAGGCCCACCCCGGCCACCCGAAGCTGTCCCGCCGGGTCGCCGCCCTGGTCAGCGACGTTCTCCCCGCCGGAGCGTTCACCCTGATCGAGGGCGAGCAGGCCGGCCGCGACGCGCTGCTCGACCCGCGGATCCGCGCCGCCGCGTTCACCGGCTCCCTGGCAGGCGGCCGTGCCCTGTTCGACCTGGCCGCCTCCCGGCCCGAGCCGATCCCGTTCTACGGCGAGCTCGGCAGCGTCAACCCGGCGTTCGTCACCCGCGCGGCGATGGAGAGCCGCGGCGACGAGATCCTGCGCGGGTTCGCCGGGTCCTACACGCTCGGCCTCGGGCAGTTCTGCACCAAACCGGGCGTCCTCCTCGTCCCGGCGGGGCTCCGCGCGGAGCAGGCGCTCACCGGGATCCTCGCGGACGTGCCCGGCGGGATGCTGCTCAACGAGCGGATCGCCGGTGGGCACCGGGACGCGCGTGCCGAACTCGCCGCCCACCCCGGTGTCCGCGTCGCCGTTGCCGGCCAGGCCGACGGCACCTCGGCGGCCCCGGCGTTGCTGGTCACCGACACCGGCACGATCCTCGACGTGCTGCACGAGGCGTTCGGGCCGACCGCGATCCTGGTCGA is part of the Actinoplanes missouriensis 431 genome and encodes:
- a CDS encoding ABC transporter substrate-binding protein — protein: MAPRTAIRGLLASVSAVLLLGSAACAGDDTAGDAGDTLEVWTRSAPEPAATYKDIFAAFTAKTGITVNYQPVVEFDQQLQARASSKDLPDVFVADAANLGTYQAQGWLQPIEQASVAGATDIADTAWSSVKGLDGKTYGIPFSRQAFATFIRKDWREKVGLPVPKTWADLTALAKAFAEKDPDGNGKKDTYGMLVPGSAQNGYTVFWGASYLWQGGGDIVTDAGGGKYGVAINSDKSVQAVTWIRDQFCTPGVVQPGALTQTTAQTTHFTDGTAGIYFTGPYNFVPYDQKLTKEKYEVVPAPAGPAGGDVLANGENIYLGAGGKLTDAQKKLADFLITPEAQKLGMVSKTQAVVRLPVNKTLDAAQVTGDQRWSVIQKAYTENGHEFPSALQWVPVRNAAAEGLNKVLADCSGDVKAGLDATAQAVSAALQEQGVLA
- a CDS encoding NAD-dependent epimerase/dehydratase family protein, with amino-acid sequence MPETLLVTGAAGRVGTLIRPLLRRPGRRLRLLDPFPPPALDGAEEHLAASVTDPRAMADACAGVDLVVHLGGHSKERPWPEILEANVHGTQVVLDAAHAAGVRRVLLASSAHAVGMTPAAEAGSADELPPRPDTFYGAGKVAAEALGSVYADRYAMTVVSARIGTVEAEPRGVRSLSTWLSPADMVRLIEATRHLDRPGHHVVNAISRNTRRWMSLTAGEKIGYHPADDAEAWADRYPGTLSDEKELLGGAWAVSTEPLGTTL
- a CDS encoding aldehyde dehydrogenase (NADP(+)), which encodes MTNPLDGTDRARLLHAVADTLDAAADELVPLAAEETHLPIPRLTGELARTTFQLRLYADEITAGRVDDVREDPADPGWPTGPRPSLTRIRVPIGPVLIFAASNFPFAFSVAGTDTAAALAAGCPVVVKAHPGHPKLSRRVAALVSDVLPAGAFTLIEGEQAGRDALLDPRIRAAAFTGSLAGGRALFDLAASRPEPIPFYGELGSVNPAFVTRAAMESRGDEILRGFAGSYTLGLGQFCTKPGVLLVPAGLRAEQALTGILADVPGGMLLNERIAGGHRDARAELAAHPGVRVAVAGQADGTSAAPALLVTDTGTILDVLHEAFGPTAILVEYTSPEELLTLAARLPGQLTATVHAEPDEPITGPLLRELAGHAGRVILNGWPTGVSVSPAMHHGGPYPATTAPLHTSVGTAAIDRFLRPVTFQNVPDAARLFRVSPDSRVSRVSPDSGVSRVSPDSRVSRETA